TCTCAGGGAGATGCTGGGTCTGAGCGTGCCGTGGACCTCGAGGATCGCCCCGATCCCGAGAAGAGGCCTGTCCACGAGAGCGACACGGTACCCGCGGCATCCGTCGGCGAACCCGGATCGGTGGAGCCGCGCCAGTCGGTGATCCGGTCGGCCGGTGCTCGCCGCGCCCGCCTGACGCCCGCGCCGAACACCGACACCCGCCCGGAGCCGCCCTCCCGCGAAGAAGGCGGCCAGACCTCCGGCGATGGTTCGTCGACGAGCGCAAACGACGCCCGGCTGCGCCAGGACAAACCCCCGCACTGGTAGGGCCGCCCCGCGCCCGACTGGCGCATCCGCGATTCTGAGTTGCCACTTCAGGCCCTCTGGGACGCGCCCAACGGGCACGAACTGGCAAGTCAGCTCGTGTGAGTGTTGCACGTGGACGCGAAGGCCCCAGCCGGCCACCGATGGCGCCAAGGTGCCTCATCCAGGGGATCCACCCGGTCCCGAGATGCAGCAAAGCTCCCTCTCCGCTGCCGTGAGGGGGCTCTATGCCGCAAGTCGGCCCTATGCAACTCGGCGAGATGCAGCAAAGTGCCCCCTCCGGCGCCGTGAAAGGTGCTCTTGCGGCAAGTCGGCGACGTGAAAGTCTTTGCGTCTTTGCGTCTTTGCGTCTTTGCGTCTTTGCGTCTTTGCGTCTACGCAGCGGATGCAGCGGATGCAGCGAGGAGTGCGGGGTGACGCTCCTGCGGGTGCATCGGGGGAGAGGTGGGACGGCTAGAGGGTGTGCTTGGCGCCGTCGGGCCCACTGGGAGAGGTGCCTGCGGTGTACGGAGCGGGGGCATCCGTGGCGGCGGAGGGCGTGACGGCGGCGTTCTGCGCAGCGAGCAGGTCGCGGATCTCGGTGAGCAGGTCGAGGTCGGTGACGGGGTTCTTCTTGGGGTCCAGCGGCACGCCGGCCTGACGGCGACGGGCCTGGTGCTCTTTGAGTGTGTTGAGCGGCATCACGAAGGCGAAGTACACGACCGCGGCCACGAGCAGGAATTGGATCAGGGCGGCCAGGACGACTCCGAACGAAATGACGCTGGCGCCCAGCGGCACGTTCAGGGAACCGTTGAGGGACTCCGCGTTGAAGAGCGCGCCGATCAGAGGGTTGAAAACGCCCTCGACGATAGCCGTGACCACCTTCGTGAACGCGGCCCCGATGACAACGGCGACAGCGAGCTCGATGACATTGCCGCGCATGATGAATTCTTTGAAACCGTTGATCATGCCCATTCGATTACTCCTTGTTGTGCTGCAGTGCGCGTGCGTGGTCGTGCAGGTGCGTTGGTGTCTGACGGATCAGGTCGACTTCGGCGCCGGAGTCGGCGATGAACTCGAGGAGGAGGAGGAGGAGGAAGACGACGACGACCCGCCTGACGACGACCCGCTCGACGAGGTAGATGCGGCGGCGCCGGACTTCTCGGCCGGCTTCGCGGCCGGGGACGAGTCGGACTTGCTGTCCGACTTGGTCGCGCTCTTCTCTGCGGACAGCGATGACTTGCCGCTGGACTCAGCGCGCGAATCGTTGCGGTAGAAGCCCGAGCCGGTGAAGCTCACCCCGATCGACGAGTAGACCTTGCGCAGCTTGCCGCCGCAGGTGGGGCACTCGGTGAGGGTGTTGTCGGTGAACGCCTGCTGGATATCGAAGGCGGTGTCACACTCGGTGCAACGGTAGGAATAGGTAGGCACTGCGTCTTTTCGGTTCGTGAACACGGGTGGTTCGTGGATCAGGCCGGCAGGTGCCGGTCGGCAAAGTCTAGAAGACGACGATGCGAGTGGGCGTGACGAGACCGTTCACCGGCTGGTCGTGCACCTCGCGTGGAACCTCGTCCACATACTCATTGTCGTAGACGACGGCGTACACCGGCGGGCATTTCTCCATCGAGCCGAGGGTCTTGTCGAAATAACCGCGCCCCCAGCCCATCCGCAGGC
This is a stretch of genomic DNA from Cryobacterium soli. It encodes these proteins:
- a CDS encoding FmdB family zinc ribbon protein — translated: MPTYSYRCTECDTAFDIQQAFTDNTLTECPTCGGKLRKVYSSIGVSFTGSGFYRNDSRAESSGKSSLSAEKSATKSDSKSDSSPAAKPAEKSGAAASTSSSGSSSGGSSSSSSSSSSSSSSPTPAPKST
- the mscL gene encoding large conductance mechanosensitive channel protein MscL, with translation MGMINGFKEFIMRGNVIELAVAVVIGAAFTKVVTAIVEGVFNPLIGALFNAESLNGSLNVPLGASVISFGVVLAALIQFLLVAAVVYFAFVMPLNTLKEHQARRRQAGVPLDPKKNPVTDLDLLTEIRDLLAAQNAAVTPSAATDAPAPYTAGTSPSGPDGAKHTL